A window of the Brassica oleracea var. oleracea cultivar TO1000 chromosome C1, BOL, whole genome shotgun sequence genome harbors these coding sequences:
- the LOC106343871 gene encoding UDP-glycosyltransferase 73B3-like isoform X2, with product MPKMSSDSHKLHVMFFPFMGYGHMIPTLDMAKLFSSRGAKSTIITTPLNAKILQKPINTFKSLNPSLKIEILIIDFPCVQLGLPEGCENPDFFTSNNNSDERQTMMLKFFASMRFFKDQLEKILETTRPSCLIADMFFPWATEAAEKFNVPRLVFHGTGYFSLCSEHCIRRMHKPKKSCEPFKVPDLPGDITMTQGQMRDLDEETEMGKFLIEVIESEVKSSGVVVNSFYELEPEYADFYKSSVATRAWHIGPLSVHNRGFEEKAKRGKKASIDEVECLKWLNSKKQDSVIYVSFGSVAYIKNEQLIEIAAGLEACGASFIWVVRKRGESKEEWLPEGFEERVKERGMIIRGWAPQVMILDHQATGVFVTHCGWNSVLEGVAAGLPMVTWPVGAEQFYNEILVTQVLKTGVSVGTKKHASMGDFVSRESVEKAVGEVLVGEEAEERRRRAMKLAEMAKSAVEGGSSYNDLSNFIEEFSS from the exons ATGCCAAAAATGAGTAGTGATTCTCATAAACTCCATGTTATGTTCTTCCCTTTCATGGGATATGGCCACATGATCCCAACTCTAGACATGGCTAAGCTTTTCTCCAGCAGAGGAGCCAAATCCACAATCATCACCACACCTCTCAACGCCAAGATCCTCCAAAAACCCATCAACACATTCAAGAGCCTGAACCCAAGCCTCAAAATCGAGATCCTGATCATCGATTTCCCTTGCGTGCAGCTGGGGTTACCAGAAGGATGTGAAAACCCTGATTTTTTCACCTCAAACAACAACAGCGACGAAAGACAAACCATGATGTTAAAATTCTTTGCCTCCATGAGGTTTTTCAAAGACCAGCTTGAGAAGATCCTCGAGACAACGAGACCAAGCTGTCTTATCGCTGACATGTTCTTCCCATGGGCCACAGAAGCTGCTGAGAAGTTCAATGTGCCAAGACTTGTGTTCCACGGCACTGGCTATTTCTCATTATGCTCTGAACATTGCATCAGAAGAATGCATAAACCAAAAAAGAGCTGTGAGCCATTTAAGGTCCCTGACCTCCCTGGGGACATTACGATGACTCAAGGACAGATGAGAGACCTTGACGAAGAAACCGAGATGGGGAAGTTTCTGATCGAGGTTATAGAATCTGAAGTGAAGAGCTCTGGTGTTGTTGTGAATAGCTTCTACGAGCTTGAACCTGAATACGCAGATTTTTACAAGAGTTCTGTAGCGACGAGAGCTTGGCATATTGGTCCGCTCTCGGTTCACAACAGAGGATTTGAGGAGAAGGCTAAGAGAGGAAAGAAAGCGAGCATTGATGAGGTTGAATGTCTCAAATGGCTTAACTCCAAGAAACAAGATTCGGTTATTTACGTTTCATTTGGGAGCGTTGCTTACATCAAGAACGAGCAATTGATAGAGATCGCTGCAGGGTTAGAAGCTTGTGGCGCAAGTTTCATTTGGGTTGTGAGAAAACGTGGTGAAAGCAAAG AAGAATGGTTACCAGAAGGGTTTGAAGAGAGGGTGAAAGAGAGAGGAATGATAATAAGAGGATGGGCTCCACAGGTGATGATACTTGACCACCAAGCAACCGGTGTTTTCGTGACTCATTGCGGCTGGAACTCGGTTCTTGAAGGAGTGGCTGCAGGGCTTCCGATGGTGACGTGGCCGGTTGGAGCGGAGCAATTCTATAACGAGATATTGGTAACGCAAGTGCTGAAGACGGGAGTTAGCGTGGGAACCAAGAAACATGCGAGTATGGGAGATTTTGTTAGCAGAGAGAGTGTGGAGAAAGCGGTGGGGGAGGTGTTGGTTGGGGAAGAGGCCGAGGAGAGGCGAAGACGGGCAATGAAGCTGGCTGAGATGGCTAAATCCGCCGTGGAAGGAGGGTCTTCTTATAACGACCTAAGCAACTTCATAGAAGAGTTCAGCTCATGA
- the LOC106343871 gene encoding UDP-glycosyltransferase 73B3-like isoform X4, translating into MPKMSSDSHKLHVMFFPFMGYGHMIPTLDMAKLFSSRGAKSTIITTPLNAKILQKPINTFKSLNPSLKIEILIIDFPCVQLGLPEGCENPDFFTSNNNSDERQTMMLKFFASMRFFKDQLEKILETTRPSCLIADMFFPWATEAAEKFNVPRLVFHGTGYFSLCSEHCIRRMHKPKKSCEPFKVPDLPGDEILVTQVLKTGVSVGTKKHASMGDFVSRESVEKAVGEVLVGEEAEERRRRAMKLAEMAKSAVEGGSSYNDLSNFIEEFSS; encoded by the exons ATGCCAAAAATGAGTAGTGATTCTCATAAACTCCATGTTATGTTCTTCCCTTTCATGGGATATGGCCACATGATCCCAACTCTAGACATGGCTAAGCTTTTCTCCAGCAGAGGAGCCAAATCCACAATCATCACCACACCTCTCAACGCCAAGATCCTCCAAAAACCCATCAACACATTCAAGAGCCTGAACCCAAGCCTCAAAATCGAGATCCTGATCATCGATTTCCCTTGCGTGCAGCTGGGGTTACCAGAAGGATGTGAAAACCCTGATTTTTTCACCTCAAACAACAACAGCGACGAAAGACAAACCATGATGTTAAAATTCTTTGCCTCCATGAGGTTTTTCAAAGACCAGCTTGAGAAGATCCTCGAGACAACGAGACCAAGCTGTCTTATCGCTGACATGTTCTTCCCATGGGCCACAGAAGCTGCTGAGAAGTTCAATGTGCCAAGACTTGTGTTCCACGGCACTGGCTATTTCTCATTATGCTCTGAACATTGCATCAGAAGAATGCATAAACCAAAAAAGAGCTGTGAGCCATTTAAGGTCCCTGACCTCCCTGGGGAC GAGATATTGGTAACGCAAGTGCTGAAGACGGGAGTTAGCGTGGGAACCAAGAAACATGCGAGTATGGGAGATTTTGTTAGCAGAGAGAGTGTGGAGAAAGCGGTGGGGGAGGTGTTGGTTGGGGAAGAGGCCGAGGAGAGGCGAAGACGGGCAATGAAGCTGGCTGAGATGGCTAAATCCGCCGTGGAAGGAGGGTCTTCTTATAACGACCTAAGCAACTTCATAGAAGAGTTCAGCTCATGA
- the LOC106343871 gene encoding UDP-glycosyltransferase 73B3-like isoform X1 — MPKMSSDSHKLHVMFFPFMGYGHMIPTLDMAKLFSSRGAKSTIITTPLNAKILQKPINTFKSLNPSLKIEILIIDFPCVQLGLPEGCENPDFFTSNNNSDERQTMMLKFFASMRFFKDQLEKILETTRPSCLIADMFFPWATEAAEKFNVPRLVFHGTGYFSLCSEHCIRRMHKPKKSCEPFKVPDLPGDITMTQGQMRDLDEETEMGKFLIEVIESEVKSSGVVVNSFYELEPEYADFYKSSVATRAWHIGPLSVHNRGFEEKAKRGKKASIDEVECLKWLNSKKQDSVIYVSFGSVAYIKNEQLIEIAAGLEACGASFIWVVRKRGESKGEEEWLPEGFEERVKERGMIIRGWAPQVMILDHQATGVFVTHCGWNSVLEGVAAGLPMVTWPVGAEQFYNEILVTQVLKTGVSVGTKKHASMGDFVSRESVEKAVGEVLVGEEAEERRRRAMKLAEMAKSAVEGGSSYNDLSNFIEEFSS; from the exons ATGCCAAAAATGAGTAGTGATTCTCATAAACTCCATGTTATGTTCTTCCCTTTCATGGGATATGGCCACATGATCCCAACTCTAGACATGGCTAAGCTTTTCTCCAGCAGAGGAGCCAAATCCACAATCATCACCACACCTCTCAACGCCAAGATCCTCCAAAAACCCATCAACACATTCAAGAGCCTGAACCCAAGCCTCAAAATCGAGATCCTGATCATCGATTTCCCTTGCGTGCAGCTGGGGTTACCAGAAGGATGTGAAAACCCTGATTTTTTCACCTCAAACAACAACAGCGACGAAAGACAAACCATGATGTTAAAATTCTTTGCCTCCATGAGGTTTTTCAAAGACCAGCTTGAGAAGATCCTCGAGACAACGAGACCAAGCTGTCTTATCGCTGACATGTTCTTCCCATGGGCCACAGAAGCTGCTGAGAAGTTCAATGTGCCAAGACTTGTGTTCCACGGCACTGGCTATTTCTCATTATGCTCTGAACATTGCATCAGAAGAATGCATAAACCAAAAAAGAGCTGTGAGCCATTTAAGGTCCCTGACCTCCCTGGGGACATTACGATGACTCAAGGACAGATGAGAGACCTTGACGAAGAAACCGAGATGGGGAAGTTTCTGATCGAGGTTATAGAATCTGAAGTGAAGAGCTCTGGTGTTGTTGTGAATAGCTTCTACGAGCTTGAACCTGAATACGCAGATTTTTACAAGAGTTCTGTAGCGACGAGAGCTTGGCATATTGGTCCGCTCTCGGTTCACAACAGAGGATTTGAGGAGAAGGCTAAGAGAGGAAAGAAAGCGAGCATTGATGAGGTTGAATGTCTCAAATGGCTTAACTCCAAGAAACAAGATTCGGTTATTTACGTTTCATTTGGGAGCGTTGCTTACATCAAGAACGAGCAATTGATAGAGATCGCTGCAGGGTTAGAAGCTTGTGGCGCAAGTTTCATTTGGGTTGTGAGAAAACGTGGTGAAAGCAAAG GCGAAGAAGAATGGTTACCAGAAGGGTTTGAAGAGAGGGTGAAAGAGAGAGGAATGATAATAAGAGGATGGGCTCCACAGGTGATGATACTTGACCACCAAGCAACCGGTGTTTTCGTGACTCATTGCGGCTGGAACTCGGTTCTTGAAGGAGTGGCTGCAGGGCTTCCGATGGTGACGTGGCCGGTTGGAGCGGAGCAATTCTATAACGAGATATTGGTAACGCAAGTGCTGAAGACGGGAGTTAGCGTGGGAACCAAGAAACATGCGAGTATGGGAGATTTTGTTAGCAGAGAGAGTGTGGAGAAAGCGGTGGGGGAGGTGTTGGTTGGGGAAGAGGCCGAGGAGAGGCGAAGACGGGCAATGAAGCTGGCTGAGATGGCTAAATCCGCCGTGGAAGGAGGGTCTTCTTATAACGACCTAAGCAACTTCATAGAAGAGTTCAGCTCATGA
- the LOC106343871 gene encoding UDP-glycosyltransferase 73B3-like isoform X3: MPKMSSDSHKLHVMFFPFMGYGHMIPTLDMAKLFSSRGAKSTIITTPLNAKILQKPINTFKSLNPSLKIEILIIDFPCVQLGLPEGCENPDFFTSNNNSDERQTMMLKFFASMRFFKDQLEKILETTRPSCLIADMFFPWATEAAEKFNVPRLVFHGTGYFSLCSEHCIRRMHKPKKSCEPFKVPDLPGDITMTQGQMRDLDEETEMGKFLIEVIESEVKSSGVVVNSFYELEPEYADFYKSSVATRAWHIGPLSVHNRGFEEKAKRGKKASIDEVECLKWLNSKKQDSVIYVSFGSVAYIKNEQLIEIAAGLEACGASFIWVVRKRGESKEWLPEGFEERVKERGMIIRGWAPQVMILDHQATGVFVTHCGWNSVLEGVAAGLPMVTWPVGAEQFYNEILVTQVLKTGVSVGTKKHASMGDFVSRESVEKAVGEVLVGEEAEERRRRAMKLAEMAKSAVEGGSSYNDLSNFIEEFSS; the protein is encoded by the exons ATGCCAAAAATGAGTAGTGATTCTCATAAACTCCATGTTATGTTCTTCCCTTTCATGGGATATGGCCACATGATCCCAACTCTAGACATGGCTAAGCTTTTCTCCAGCAGAGGAGCCAAATCCACAATCATCACCACACCTCTCAACGCCAAGATCCTCCAAAAACCCATCAACACATTCAAGAGCCTGAACCCAAGCCTCAAAATCGAGATCCTGATCATCGATTTCCCTTGCGTGCAGCTGGGGTTACCAGAAGGATGTGAAAACCCTGATTTTTTCACCTCAAACAACAACAGCGACGAAAGACAAACCATGATGTTAAAATTCTTTGCCTCCATGAGGTTTTTCAAAGACCAGCTTGAGAAGATCCTCGAGACAACGAGACCAAGCTGTCTTATCGCTGACATGTTCTTCCCATGGGCCACAGAAGCTGCTGAGAAGTTCAATGTGCCAAGACTTGTGTTCCACGGCACTGGCTATTTCTCATTATGCTCTGAACATTGCATCAGAAGAATGCATAAACCAAAAAAGAGCTGTGAGCCATTTAAGGTCCCTGACCTCCCTGGGGACATTACGATGACTCAAGGACAGATGAGAGACCTTGACGAAGAAACCGAGATGGGGAAGTTTCTGATCGAGGTTATAGAATCTGAAGTGAAGAGCTCTGGTGTTGTTGTGAATAGCTTCTACGAGCTTGAACCTGAATACGCAGATTTTTACAAGAGTTCTGTAGCGACGAGAGCTTGGCATATTGGTCCGCTCTCGGTTCACAACAGAGGATTTGAGGAGAAGGCTAAGAGAGGAAAGAAAGCGAGCATTGATGAGGTTGAATGTCTCAAATGGCTTAACTCCAAGAAACAAGATTCGGTTATTTACGTTTCATTTGGGAGCGTTGCTTACATCAAGAACGAGCAATTGATAGAGATCGCTGCAGGGTTAGAAGCTTGTGGCGCAAGTTTCATTTGGGTTGTGAGAAAACGTGGTGAAAGCAAAG AATGGTTACCAGAAGGGTTTGAAGAGAGGGTGAAAGAGAGAGGAATGATAATAAGAGGATGGGCTCCACAGGTGATGATACTTGACCACCAAGCAACCGGTGTTTTCGTGACTCATTGCGGCTGGAACTCGGTTCTTGAAGGAGTGGCTGCAGGGCTTCCGATGGTGACGTGGCCGGTTGGAGCGGAGCAATTCTATAACGAGATATTGGTAACGCAAGTGCTGAAGACGGGAGTTAGCGTGGGAACCAAGAAACATGCGAGTATGGGAGATTTTGTTAGCAGAGAGAGTGTGGAGAAAGCGGTGGGGGAGGTGTTGGTTGGGGAAGAGGCCGAGGAGAGGCGAAGACGGGCAATGAAGCTGGCTGAGATGGCTAAATCCGCCGTGGAAGGAGGGTCTTCTTATAACGACCTAAGCAACTTCATAGAAGAGTTCAGCTCATGA